From one Paeniglutamicibacter psychrophenolicus genomic stretch:
- a CDS encoding DUF7455 domain-containing protein: MTTTTVTRELTALDRCDRCGAQAFVRAVLETSGGELFFCGHHARAVEEKLRPLTNEWQDETARLYEKPVYDDED, from the coding sequence ATGACAACGACGACGGTAACCCGAGAGCTGACTGCACTCGATCGTTGCGACCGGTGCGGTGCACAGGCTTTCGTGCGCGCGGTATTGGAGACCTCCGGTGGTGAACTATTCTTCTGCGGACACCACGCACGCGCCGTGGAAGAAAAGTTGCGCCCCTTGACCAATGAATGGCAAGACGAAACGGCTCGCCTCTACGAGAAGCCCGTTTACGACGACGAGGACTAG